The following are from one region of the Tenacibaculum dicentrarchi genome:
- a CDS encoding Wzz/FepE/Etk N-terminal domain-containing protein: MKEDRLDISVFVLKFYKEKKIIIKIFTLFFLLTVIYAFFIHKKSYQSKIVFIPQVSQQSSLLSSLGGVAALTGINIGGRKSEVISPLIYSKIITSKPFLDKMSRSKISIIIEDKLKEISYREYYKSLPVSFISRIKNIFISEKKKESHNNLVDGKIKIYSKTELNIFKSISQILRLEYDSKENIVSIESSFAEALPSSELVFNAVNILKDEIRIFKTQKRANELEFIEQRYEENNKKFKIAEIELASFEDKNQYLKSSRAKIKLLHLKSKYNLLFNICSELQNKIETKKIQLKEETPFISVIEPISIPTKKSGLRLSLILVIGLFLNLFIIIFYVFIKDFYAKVKNNLNSDKQ, from the coding sequence ATGAAAGAAGATAGATTAGATATATCTGTATTTGTATTAAAATTTTACAAGGAAAAAAAAATAATAATAAAAATATTTACGTTGTTTTTTTTGTTAACTGTTATTTATGCTTTCTTTATTCATAAAAAAAGTTATCAATCGAAAATAGTATTTATACCTCAAGTTTCTCAACAGAGTTCTTTATTATCTAGTTTAGGTGGGGTTGCTGCTTTAACAGGTATTAATATTGGAGGTAGAAAAAGTGAAGTAATATCACCATTAATATATTCAAAAATAATTACAAGTAAACCTTTTTTAGACAAAATGTCTAGAAGTAAAATTTCAATTATAATTGAAGATAAACTTAAGGAAATTTCTTACAGGGAGTATTACAAAAGTTTACCTGTTTCATTTATTTCTAGAATAAAAAATATATTTATCTCTGAAAAAAAGAAAGAATCACATAATAACTTAGTTGATGGTAAAATAAAAATTTATAGTAAAACAGAGTTAAATATTTTTAAAAGCATCAGTCAAATATTAAGGTTAGAGTATGACTCGAAAGAAAATATAGTTTCAATAGAGTCTTCTTTTGCTGAAGCTTTACCTTCATCAGAATTGGTGTTTAATGCTGTTAATATTTTAAAAGATGAAATAAGAATATTTAAAACACAAAAAAGAGCTAATGAGTTAGAATTTATAGAGCAAAGATATGAGGAAAATAATAAAAAATTTAAAATAGCTGAAATTGAATTAGCCTCTTTTGAAGATAAAAATCAATATTTAAAAAGCTCAAGAGCTAAAATTAAGTTATTACACTTAAAATCTAAATATAATTTATTATTTAATATTTGCAGTGAGTTACAAAATAAAATTGAAACAAAAAAAATTCAGTTAAAAGAAGAAACTCCTTTTATTTCTGTAATAGAGCCTATTTCTATCCCGACTAAAAAATCAGGATTAAGACTTAGTTTAATTTTAGTTATAGGTTTGTTTTTAAATTTATTTATAATCATCTTCTATGTTTTTATAAAAGATTTCTATGCTAAAGTAAAAAATAATTTGAACTCTGATAAACAATAA
- a CDS encoding glycosyltransferase family 4 protein: protein MIAYFVYKLDSYSGAAQQALLLAKTINQKILIFNHNNGKYKVSKVDDLIEVVDLPSNSLIKAIIILYKTITKKINIYHFHGFFTIGLFLGIFTKRKLILKTTLLGSDDFKSLKESKRWRINKFLLKHIDFNIVLSKKLKEINSNYIDKTKIRLIPNGVLLQNNLMSIEQKKQNFCYVGLVCERKRTYESILYFIQNYSKINNAFFTIVGPYKNVKNNPEFDENYVKKCFDLIKENKMEDRISFTGLISKKETQNILNKSKCLLFFSSKEGLPNVVLEAMSNNCVPITSELDGVISEIFNHKEAGFILNDTFDKVPINLIDQILLKKKPFLVMKQKYDINLIANQYKLIYENR, encoded by the coding sequence ATGATAGCATATTTTGTATATAAATTAGATAGTTATAGTGGAGCTGCTCAGCAAGCTTTACTTTTAGCAAAAACGATAAATCAAAAAATTTTAATATTTAATCATAATAATGGTAAATACAAAGTATCTAAAGTAGATGATTTAATAGAGGTTGTTGATTTACCGTCAAATAGTTTAATAAAAGCTATAATTATCTTGTATAAAACTATTACAAAAAAAATTAATATATATCATTTTCATGGGTTTTTTACGATTGGTTTATTTTTAGGTATTTTTACAAAAAGAAAATTAATTCTAAAAACAACATTATTAGGTAGCGATGATTTTAAGTCATTAAAAGAAAGTAAAAGATGGCGGATTAATAAGTTTTTATTGAAGCATATTGATTTTAATATCGTTTTATCAAAAAAACTTAAGGAAATTAATTCAAATTATATAGATAAAACTAAAATTAGGTTAATACCAAATGGAGTTTTACTTCAAAATAACTTAATGTCTATAGAACAAAAGAAACAAAACTTCTGCTACGTAGGTTTAGTTTGTGAGCGTAAGCGTACATATGAAAGTATATTATACTTTATTCAAAATTATTCAAAAATAAATAATGCTTTTTTTACTATAGTAGGACCTTATAAAAATGTAAAAAATAATCCCGAATTTGATGAAAACTATGTTAAGAAATGTTTTGATTTAATAAAGGAAAATAAAATGGAGGATAGAATAAGTTTTACAGGACTTATTTCTAAAAAAGAAACACAGAATATTTTAAATAAATCAAAATGTTTATTGTTTTTTTCTTCAAAAGAAGGGTTACCTAATGTAGTTTTAGAGGCTATGTCTAATAACTGTGTTCCTATAACAAGTGAATTAGATGGTGTAATTTCAGAAATTTTTAATCATAAAGAAGCAGGGTTTATTTTAAATGATACTTTTGATAAAGTACCTATTAATTTAATAGATCAAATTTTATTGAAAAAAAAGCCATTTTTAGTAATGAAACAAAAATATGATATCAACTTAATAGCAAACCAATATAAGTTAATTTATGAAAATAGATAA
- a CDS encoding oligosaccharide flippase family protein: MKKITKIIKSNSSIFKNFSFLAVLQIFNLVLPLLTYPYLISILGAEYFGLISFSIATITYFNVVVDYGFNLTATREISINRDNLDKLTEIFSSVISIKIILMTICFLILLILILFFELFNSNTSIYLCTFGIVVGQVLFPVWFFQGMEKMKYITYLNVISKTIFTIAIFVFINEKEDILLVPIFNSSGAILSGILSFFILKKYFKIKFKFQSFLTLKKYLVDGWNIFIIDFLPNLYNNFSVFFLGIFAPLEIVGFYALAMKLVGVLNSFIYVIRNVTYPYLIKDQTKINVISKIIITVGLIFSVCVFIFSKLIVPLVFGKTGEESLIFLYILGLSPLFLSITISYGANRLLVMKKDKIMRNITIQYSLIGFVLALILIPIYGAYGAAFTVVITRLIMSVLTYKKGVKI; encoded by the coding sequence ATGAAGAAAATAACCAAAATAATAAAATCTAATTCCTCTATATTTAAAAATTTTTCGTTTTTAGCAGTTTTACAAATTTTTAATTTAGTATTACCATTATTAACATACCCTTATCTAATTAGTATTTTAGGTGCTGAATATTTTGGACTTATATCATTTTCCATTGCTACAATTACTTACTTTAATGTTGTTGTAGATTATGGTTTTAATTTAACAGCAACTAGAGAAATTTCAATAAATAGAGATAACTTAGATAAGCTTACAGAAATTTTTAGTAGTGTTATTTCAATAAAAATAATATTAATGACAATTTGTTTTTTAATATTACTAATACTTATTTTATTCTTTGAACTTTTTAATTCAAACACAAGTATTTACTTATGTACTTTTGGAATTGTTGTAGGTCAGGTATTGTTTCCTGTTTGGTTTTTTCAAGGAATGGAAAAAATGAAATATATAACCTACCTTAATGTTATTTCTAAAACTATTTTTACAATAGCAATATTTGTATTTATTAACGAAAAAGAAGATATTTTATTAGTCCCTATTTTTAATTCATCGGGAGCTATTTTATCGGGTATTTTATCTTTTTTTATTTTAAAAAAATATTTTAAAATAAAATTTAAATTTCAAAGTTTTTTAACCTTAAAGAAATATTTAGTTGATGGTTGGAATATTTTTATAATAGATTTTTTGCCAAATCTTTATAATAACTTTTCTGTTTTTTTCTTAGGAATTTTTGCACCTCTTGAAATTGTAGGTTTTTATGCCTTAGCTATGAAGTTAGTAGGTGTTCTTAATAGTTTTATTTATGTAATTAGAAATGTTACTTATCCTTATTTAATTAAAGATCAAACAAAAATTAATGTTATTTCAAAAATAATAATAACAGTTGGTCTTATTTTTTCTGTTTGTGTTTTTATTTTTTCTAAATTAATTGTTCCTTTAGTTTTTGGGAAAACAGGAGAAGAAAGTTTAATTTTCTTATATATATTAGGATTAAGTCCTTTATTCCTTTCGATAACAATTTCTTATGGTGCTAATAGATTACTAGTAATGAAAAAAGATAAGATAATGAGAAATATTACCATACAATATTCTTTAATAGGTTTTGTTTTAGCTTTAATACTAATACCTATTTATGGAGCTTATGGAGCAGCATTTACGGTTGTAATAACAAGATTAATTATGTCAGTTTTAACGTATAAAAAAGGTGTGAAAATATGA
- a CDS encoding acyltransferase, which produces MSNFFIHKSSFIDEDVQIGNGTKVWHFSHILAKTNIGSNCSFGQNCVVGPNVTIGNGVKVQNNVSIYEGVEVEDDVFLGPSMVFTNIINPRSFIVRKDEFKKTLLKKGCSIGANATIICGVTIGEYALVGAGTVVNKDVKPYALIVGVPGKQIGWVSKAGNTLKFNKSGKAVDLYDNSVYYIINKQVVQQ; this is translated from the coding sequence ATGAGTAACTTTTTTATACATAAGTCTTCATTTATAGACGAAGATGTGCAAATTGGTAATGGTACTAAAGTATGGCATTTTAGTCATATTTTAGCGAAGACGAATATAGGTTCAAATTGTTCTTTTGGGCAAAATTGTGTTGTTGGTCCTAATGTAACAATAGGAAATGGGGTAAAAGTACAAAATAACGTATCTATTTATGAAGGCGTTGAAGTTGAAGATGATGTTTTCTTAGGTCCTTCTATGGTTTTTACCAATATTATTAATCCTAGGAGTTTTATTGTTCGAAAAGACGAATTTAAGAAAACATTACTAAAAAAAGGTTGTTCAATAGGAGCAAATGCAACGATTATCTGTGGTGTTACTATTGGAGAATATGCCTTGGTTGGTGCAGGTACGGTTGTTAATAAAGATGTTAAGCCATACGCGCTAATAGTAGGTGTGCCAGGAAAACAAATAGGTTGGGTGAGTAAAGCAGGAAATACTTTAAAATTTAATAAAAGTGGTAAAGCTGTTGATTTATATGACAATAGTGTGTATTACATCATAAATAAACAAGTAGTTCAACAATAA
- a CDS encoding glycosyltransferase family 2 protein → MTVDILISTISSNVKNIPMILLNQRADVFYIVSIQKLNDTSYDIPSILKEREDVKLVFCEKGGLSLNRNNCLKNAKSDICVIADDDVRYKDSYIDELKDKFIKDTTLDILSGKIKTNPGEQEYKEYKKESKKITFFNFKNISSVEIAFRRKSIIDNNLTFDQNFGLGSPKYSTGGEESIFIRDAIFKKLKIVYFPFYLVNHPYESSGKINKFDQKLMTFLGGYSRRLFGLVGFIFFFYFLIRHRSKIKSVKHSIYFFVCFFKGFFDIK, encoded by the coding sequence ATGACAGTTGATATATTAATATCTACAATCAGTTCAAATGTGAAAAATATTCCAATGATTTTATTAAATCAAAGAGCGGATGTTTTCTATATTGTTTCAATTCAAAAATTAAACGACACTTCTTATGATATTCCTAGTATTTTAAAAGAGAGAGAAGATGTAAAATTAGTTTTTTGTGAAAAAGGAGGATTGTCTTTGAATCGTAATAATTGTCTTAAAAACGCAAAATCAGATATTTGTGTAATTGCAGATGATGATGTACGTTATAAAGACTCTTATATTGATGAGTTAAAAGATAAGTTTATAAAAGATACTACATTAGATATTTTATCAGGGAAAATTAAAACAAATCCTGGTGAACAAGAGTATAAAGAGTATAAAAAAGAATCGAAAAAAATAACCTTTTTTAATTTCAAAAACATTAGTAGTGTTGAAATAGCATTTAGAAGAAAAAGTATCATAGATAATAATTTAACTTTTGATCAGAATTTCGGATTAGGTTCTCCTAAATATTCAACTGGAGGTGAAGAAAGTATTTTTATACGAGATGCTATATTTAAAAAATTGAAAATAGTTTATTTTCCTTTTTATTTAGTGAACCATCCTTATGAGAGTTCTGGGAAAATTAATAAGTTTGATCAAAAATTAATGACTTTTTTAGGAGGGTATTCTAGAAGACTTTTTGGACTCGTAGGATTTATATTTTTCTTTTATTTTTTAATTAGGCATCGCAGTAAAATAAAATCGGTTAAACATTCAATCTATTTTTTTGTTTGTTTTTTTAAAGGTTTTTTTGATATAAAATAA
- a CDS encoding ATP-grasp domain-containing protein has translation MKLGILTDFYKHHELYEKSCIELGIDYVIIDFLSSNWLNNIKENLDCDGYLVRPSHDFQEHNDVYMERLFFLNNTLNKKIYPSYNELKLYENKRNMASWLQINDICHPETKVFLNKEEALNYIDNTELPVVFKSNTGAGSTGVEIVKNKKKAYKIIKNIFGRFNPLLTLGNPKKKKKFNITIPLYGDVQKHVVLIQKFHEIKWEWRIIKIGNSYFGHQKLLDGEFASGTGKVGWVKPPIHLLKLVKNICEKGNFYSMAIDVFETKKDEFMVNELQSIFGSYLEYQMLVDGKKGRYKFINNDFVFEEGIFNKLGSNLLRVEHFVKIIKDIE, from the coding sequence ATGAAATTAGGTATTTTAACAGATTTTTATAAACATCACGAGTTATACGAGAAGAGTTGTATTGAATTAGGAATTGATTATGTTATAATCGATTTTCTATCATCAAATTGGCTAAATAATATTAAAGAAAATTTAGACTGTGATGGATATTTAGTTCGCCCATCTCATGATTTTCAAGAACACAATGATGTGTATATGGAGCGATTGTTTTTTTTAAATAATACTTTAAATAAAAAAATATATCCTAGTTATAATGAATTAAAGCTATATGAAAATAAAAGAAATATGGCTAGTTGGTTACAAATAAATGATATTTGCCACCCAGAAACAAAAGTTTTTTTAAATAAAGAAGAAGCTTTAAATTATATTGATAATACTGAATTACCTGTTGTCTTTAAATCAAATACAGGTGCTGGTTCGACAGGTGTTGAAATTGTCAAAAATAAAAAGAAGGCTTATAAAATAATTAAAAATATTTTCGGCAGGTTTAATCCTTTATTAACACTTGGTAATCCTAAGAAAAAGAAAAAATTTAATATTACGATACCTCTCTATGGAGATGTGCAAAAACACGTTGTTTTAATCCAAAAATTCCATGAAATAAAGTGGGAATGGAGAATTATAAAAATTGGAAACTCTTACTTTGGACATCAGAAATTATTAGATGGAGAGTTTGCTAGTGGTACAGGAAAAGTTGGTTGGGTAAAACCTCCAATACACCTTTTAAAATTAGTTAAAAATATTTGTGAAAAAGGTAATTTTTATTCTATGGCTATTGATGTTTTTGAAACGAAAAAAGACGAGTTTATGGTTAATGAATTGCAATCTATTTTTGGGTCATATTTAGAGTATCAGATGTTAGTTGATGGAAAAAAAGGAAGATATAAATTCATTAATAATGATTTTGTTTTTGAAGAAGGAATCTTTAATAAACTTGGAAGTAATTTGTTAAGAGTTGAACATTTTGTTAAAATAATAAAAGATATTGAATAA
- a CDS encoding NAD/NADP octopine/nopaline dehydrogenase family protein: protein MKKEIITIVGGGSSAHVLIPFLTSPSRTINLLTRQPEKWNHNIETELQNNEGDVLNVYHGDIDTISDKPEDVITNADIIILCMPVYQYYNALNRIAPHIKKNKALLGTIYGQGGFNWMVESIKNNFNLPNLNYFALGLIPWISRTNLYGAKGITYGSKELNCIAFNDSTEFAKRKDFLNDLCYNFFGKGKFVESENFISLTLSVDNQIIHPSRMYGLFLTDGGVWDSEKDVPYFYKDYNKISADLLEGLDSDYTLIRERIKKIFRDQNFDYMLDYLSLERLSYGSENTNIISSFVNSKTLGAIKTPVQKEVNETYSLNKNHRFFFDDIYNGIIIAKWFSEELNIKVEMIDKILRWAEVVLDEKFLTEDGKINYENKKLGVPTYYGINKLENAIN, encoded by the coding sequence ATGAAAAAAGAAATAATAACAATAGTTGGAGGAGGAAGTAGTGCTCATGTATTAATACCCTTTTTAACAAGTCCTTCCCGCACGATAAATTTATTAACTAGACAGCCTGAAAAATGGAATCATAATATTGAAACAGAATTACAGAATAATGAAGGTGATGTATTAAATGTTTATCACGGAGATATAGATACTATTTCAGATAAACCTGAAGATGTAATAACTAATGCTGATATTATAATATTATGTATGCCCGTTTATCAATATTATAATGCTTTAAATAGAATAGCTCCACATATTAAAAAAAATAAAGCTCTTTTAGGTACTATATATGGGCAAGGAGGTTTTAATTGGATGGTTGAATCAATAAAAAATAATTTTAATTTACCTAATTTAAATTATTTTGCACTTGGGTTAATACCTTGGATATCAAGAACTAATTTGTATGGAGCAAAGGGTATTACTTATGGTTCTAAAGAATTAAATTGTATAGCATTTAATGATAGTACAGAGTTTGCCAAAAGAAAGGATTTTTTAAATGATTTGTGTTATAATTTTTTTGGTAAAGGTAAATTTGTAGAGTCGGAAAATTTTATATCCTTAACACTTTCTGTAGATAATCAAATTATACATCCGTCTAGAATGTATGGATTATTTTTAACTGATGGAGGCGTATGGGACTCAGAAAAAGATGTACCTTATTTTTATAAGGATTATAATAAAATATCAGCAGACTTATTAGAAGGATTAGATAGTGATTATACTCTTATAAGAGAGAGAATAAAAAAAATATTTAGAGATCAAAATTTTGACTATATGTTAGATTATCTATCACTTGAAAGGCTTTCTTATGGTTCAGAAAATACGAATATCATATCTTCTTTCGTTAATTCAAAGACTCTTGGAGCAATAAAAACACCTGTACAAAAAGAGGTAAATGAAACTTATAGTTTAAATAAAAATCATAGATTTTTCTTTGATGATATATACAATGGTATTATTATAGCTAAATGGTTTTCAGAAGAACTTAATATTAAAGTTGAAATGATTGACAAAATTTTAAGATGGGCAGAGGTAGTGCTAGATGAAAAGTTTTTAACAGAGGACGGAAAAATTAATTATGAAAATAAAAAATTAGGAGTTCCAACTTATTATGGTATCAATAAATTGGAAAACGCTATAAATTAA
- a CDS encoding O-antigen ligase family protein, protein MKIDKINFNLLILIFILFPFWQIVTAQINFFLKIPLSVLTSIKYLLVFLSIFLFLFKIYINNKIDIRRNSILLGIYVFYVFCHLIGSGSLFLKMDGFKFEFIFPFLALLIFNSNYSETRNFDILIKILFYQGIITLVVGFLEFFDQNILTFLYRKSLDDIPHINWFSVQRLMSTAGNPINLGATLSIWIVAYLYILNNRGKLLIKIFYPVILLLTFFIVSMTLSRTSLIVFILTAFLSLFLIIEGFFNRVVFVSLISLILLSIIGFLLEGVNIDLVLSRFQNLFEAKEYTSNARVINWNNAFDKMDFIEYIWGKGIGTSTPKAEYVKNYNGVMIENGFISTFINYGIIGLLMYLLLTIRFFYLSIKLKSKNKGLGLFLLLFLVVFCFFNMSNDYNRNLPYMMYFWVFYIVSEIEFEKIKNK, encoded by the coding sequence ATGAAAATAGATAAGATTAATTTTAATTTATTGATTTTAATCTTTATATTATTTCCTTTTTGGCAAATAGTTACAGCACAAATCAACTTTTTTTTGAAAATACCTTTATCTGTTTTAACATCTATAAAGTATCTTTTAGTTTTTTTATCTATCTTTTTATTTTTGTTTAAAATTTATATAAATAATAAAATAGATATAAGAAGAAATTCTATTTTACTAGGAATTTATGTTTTTTATGTTTTTTGTCATTTAATAGGCTCTGGTAGTTTATTTTTAAAAATGGATGGATTTAAATTTGAGTTTATATTTCCTTTTTTAGCCCTTCTTATTTTTAATAGTAATTACTCTGAAACAAGAAATTTTGATATATTAATAAAAATTCTTTTTTATCAAGGTATAATTACTTTAGTCGTTGGTTTTCTCGAGTTTTTTGATCAAAATATTTTAACTTTTTTATACAGAAAAAGCTTAGATGATATTCCTCATATTAATTGGTTTTCAGTCCAACGATTAATGTCTACCGCAGGAAATCCAATTAATTTAGGAGCTACTTTATCAATATGGATAGTAGCTTATTTATATATATTAAACAATCGAGGTAAACTTTTAATAAAAATATTTTACCCAGTAATTTTATTATTAACTTTTTTTATTGTTTCTATGACTTTAAGTAGAACATCTTTAATTGTTTTTATTCTTACAGCTTTTTTATCTCTTTTTCTCATTATAGAAGGGTTTTTTAATAGGGTAGTTTTTGTAAGTTTAATATCTTTAATATTACTTTCAATTATAGGGTTTTTACTAGAAGGAGTTAATATTGATTTAGTATTATCAAGGTTTCAAAACCTTTTTGAAGCTAAAGAATATACATCTAATGCAAGAGTTATTAACTGGAATAATGCTTTTGATAAGATGGATTTTATAGAATATATATGGGGTAAAGGTATAGGTACATCTACACCAAAAGCAGAGTATGTTAAAAATTATAATGGGGTTATGATTGAAAACGGATTCATATCGACCTTTATTAATTATGGTATAATAGGATTATTGATGTATTTATTATTAACAATACGTTTTTTTTATTTATCAATTAAGTTAAAAAGTAAAAATAAAGGACTAGGTTTATTCTTATTATTATTTTTAGTTGTATTTTGTTTTTTTAATATGTCTAATGATTATAATAGAAACTTACCTTATATGATGTATTTTTGGGTTTTTTATATTGTATCTGAAATAGAATTTGAAAAAATAAAAAATAAATAA
- a CDS encoding SLBB domain-containing protein, with protein MKNNKIVKVIKVVFILFITFFSMVTYAQSTQLNNLEVDSLSDKQVASYRDKIKNQGYTLEQALVIAKTKGMSEIQADKLKTRILNLGTVNSENSKETVKKTTGVQDDIYFGLTGKKGEAQETTKLFGYDFFNNPNISFTPNLNIASPENYIIGSGDVISIDLWGASEANYEKKVNKQGAINIQGVGYIHLVGLPIKAAKSKIKNYLKRIYAGITSSSTSYNKVNIAVSIKEVRNVQVNIVGEVKVPGSYSLSAFSTVLNSLYAAGGPTKNGTLRNIRLFRSGTKIADFDFYNFLLNGEETGNITIQDQDVIIVKPYEKLVTIEGAVKRPGLYEMKASETVSDLLNYCSGFASNAYKQNIVIERINGIQKEIVEIPETKLSIESLKDGDFIKINKVSDNFSNKISIKGAVFQPGNYEYIENLSITALLNKAEGITKDAFLDRGIITRTYDETNKETISFSLKENNDKLFLKQNDEVYIFSKEELKEKEFITINGAVNKGSKFDFTQGMQIEDLIVLAGGLKDGADVKKIDVSRRLKDGSFETISKNFNLSANTSLEGTASNHFILKPFDIISVRYLKGYTKQKTVFIKGETNFEGEYSIGLKNEKISDLIKKAGGLTKFAYVEGAFLTRKNNTKEDKKQSEMLAEFAKKDTIGIVNKGIKSKKTFKIGINLQKILAKGGASSKYNLILEEGDELFIPSERQTVKVEGEVLSPSLVRYDKRKGFKYYIENSGGFSAKAKKNRAYVIHANGDIKTTKHFLFFKSYPKVKPGSIILVPNKPQNVKRVSTQEVIAITSGLATLGILVKTLTDK; from the coding sequence TTGAAAAATAATAAAATAGTAAAAGTGATAAAAGTTGTTTTTATACTTTTTATTACCTTTTTTAGTATGGTAACATACGCTCAGTCTACACAATTAAATAATTTAGAAGTTGATAGTCTTTCAGATAAACAAGTAGCAAGCTATCGAGATAAAATTAAAAATCAAGGATATACCTTAGAGCAAGCCTTAGTCATTGCAAAAACGAAGGGTATGTCTGAAATACAGGCTGATAAATTAAAAACTAGAATTCTTAATTTAGGTACTGTTAATAGTGAAAATTCAAAAGAAACTGTTAAAAAAACAACAGGTGTTCAAGATGATATATATTTTGGTTTAACAGGAAAAAAAGGCGAAGCGCAAGAAACAACTAAACTTTTTGGGTATGATTTTTTTAATAATCCAAATATATCATTTACACCAAATTTAAATATAGCAAGCCCTGAAAATTATATTATAGGATCTGGCGATGTTATTTCTATAGATTTATGGGGGGCATCAGAGGCTAATTACGAGAAAAAAGTAAACAAGCAAGGAGCTATAAATATTCAAGGAGTTGGTTATATTCATTTAGTAGGTTTGCCAATTAAAGCAGCCAAATCAAAAATCAAAAATTATTTAAAGAGAATTTATGCAGGAATAACATCTTCTTCAACTAGTTACAATAAAGTGAATATAGCTGTTTCTATAAAAGAGGTCAGAAATGTTCAGGTGAATATTGTAGGAGAGGTAAAAGTACCAGGTTCTTATTCATTAAGTGCTTTTTCAACAGTTTTAAACTCATTGTATGCAGCTGGAGGTCCAACGAAAAATGGAACACTTAGAAACATTAGACTTTTTAGGTCGGGAACTAAAATTGCCGATTTTGATTTTTATAATTTTCTATTAAACGGAGAAGAAACAGGCAACATAACGATTCAAGATCAAGATGTTATTATTGTTAAACCTTATGAAAAGTTAGTAACTATTGAAGGAGCTGTTAAAAGACCTGGTTTATATGAAATGAAGGCTAGTGAAACAGTTTCAGATTTATTAAACTATTGTAGTGGATTTGCATCAAATGCCTATAAACAAAATATCGTTATAGAAAGAATAAATGGTATTCAAAAAGAAATAGTAGAAATACCAGAAACAAAATTATCTATAGAAAGTTTAAAAGATGGGGATTTTATAAAAATTAATAAAGTTTCCGATAATTTTTCAAATAAAATTAGCATAAAAGGAGCTGTTTTTCAACCAGGGAATTATGAATATATTGAAAATTTATCGATAACAGCTTTATTAAATAAGGCGGAAGGAATAACAAAAGATGCTTTTTTAGATAGAGGAATCATTACAAGAACTTATGATGAAACAAATAAAGAGACTATTTCTTTTTCGTTAAAAGAAAATAATGATAAGTTATTTTTAAAACAAAATGATGAAGTTTATATCTTTAGTAAAGAAGAGTTAAAAGAAAAAGAATTTATCACTATTAATGGTGCTGTAAATAAAGGTAGTAAGTTTGATTTTACACAAGGAATGCAAATAGAAGATTTAATCGTACTTGCAGGAGGGTTAAAAGATGGTGCTGATGTAAAAAAAATAGATGTTTCAAGAAGGTTAAAAGATGGAAGTTTTGAAACAATAAGTAAAAACTTTAATCTTAGTGCAAATACAAGCCTAGAAGGAACAGCTAGTAATCATTTTATATTGAAGCCTTTTGATATAATATCAGTTCGTTATTTAAAAGGATATACTAAGCAAAAAACGGTATTTATCAAAGGAGAAACAAATTTTGAAGGTGAGTATTCAATCGGTTTAAAAAATGAAAAAATATCGGATTTAATTAAAAAAGCAGGAGGCTTAACTAAATTTGCCTATGTTGAAGGAGCTTTTTTAACTAGAAAAAATAATACAAAAGAAGATAAAAAGCAATCAGAAATGCTTGCTGAATTTGCTAAAAAAGATACAATAGGTATTGTAAATAAGGGTATAAAGAGTAAAAAAACATTTAAAATCGGAATTAACTTACAAAAGATTTTAGCAAAAGGCGGGGCATCATCAAAATATAATTTAATTTTAGAAGAAGGAGATGAGCTTTTTATTCCATCAGAAAGGCAAACGGTAAAGGTAGAAGGTGAGGTTTTATCGCCATCTTTAGTTAGGTATGATAAGAGAAAAGGTTTTAAATATTACATAGAAAATTCAGGAGGTTTTTCTGCAAAAGCAAAGAAAAATAGGGCGTATGTAATTCATGCTAATGGCGATATTAAAACAACAAAACACTTTTTATTTTTTAAATCATATCCAAAAGTAAAGCCAGGCTCTATAATTTTAGTTCCTAATAAACCTCAAAATGTTAAGAGAGTTTCAACTCAAGAAGTTATTGCAATAACTTCAGGTTTAGCTACTTTAGGAATTTTAGTGAAAACATTAACAGATAAATAA